In Capsicum annuum cultivar UCD-10X-F1 chromosome 8, UCD10Xv1.1, whole genome shotgun sequence, the genomic window CATAATTATCCCTtacaaaattttccacatcccttccaacatatatatgatatttttgtttaaaaataatagaaattatgtaattcatgttactTTTAATACAtaaaaccaaacactgcataaaaaaatacaagcataactaatgtaAATACAACtaacacaaacattactaatacaccatattttacattatttttatacactctgaACCACCTCTTAGgtcccgtttggccatgaaattttttttcttttttccgaATAAAATTTTCAGAattggaaattgtggtgtttggccatgaaaattcggaaaataattgtgaaaattttttctaaaaaaggaaaacagatttttgatgttttcacaattttccaactccaatttcaacttttattattattgcatatcaatcttttaaatttttacataaaactcacATTATAACGGTAACTAACTatcaacaaacaaataaaaataagtactattttttctttatcgAGACTATCTAACTTCTCAATTACTTCTCATACTCGTATATAGTCATAAAAGGCAAAAATATATGTACCACGATCACACCCATTTGATTAAAACATTAGTTTTTTCTTTATGGGGCGTTTTCTTCAAGTGACATGTCTTATTCATTTAACAGACATGGTTAGATGAAAAAACTACAGAAATAGTGAGATAAACAGAAGTGCCATGATTTGCTTGACTGATGGTTTGTACAACATGGATTGTTTTCCCCAGTTGTGGCTGTCTTTTTGATACCCCAAACAGCTTATTCTTCTATTTTGATTTGCTTAATGAGAGTAATAAAGGATTAAATTTTCAATTGTATTATCCAATTGTAATATTTTAATACAGGAACAAGGAATGAACATGCTTAGTGACTATCTCAACACATTGTTTAGCATAATGGATTGTTATGGTGCTACAAACTTTTAAGCAATGGGACAAATTAGCTTGTTTCATGACATTTTTGACAATCATTTTTACATTTGTTCCCGAGTGTTATTTTCTTCGTAAATGCAAATTTGGTTCGAGAAATGGAAGTGTCTCTATATATAAGAATCACTcatatgttagtaggtaaattttagttgagtgattttgatagtttgtaaaacttggggcataaaattatatttaaatttttttttcaaaagtcaaaaagacatggtcaaacacaacttcaactccaatttcaactctaactccaaaaaattttagttttcatggacAAACGGATACTTAGCAGGGGCGGAGCTACAACCTAGGAAGGATGGTCAGATGAATACCCTTCGCCGAAAAATTATACCGAGAgattaaatatcatttttaacaaataattatttactCATGAACAATCTTGCTACTGCTGGTACAATAGCTCGGCGGTCTAGCGGGTTCGATTCCTTTTTTCCATACATTTTTAtgtacttcttttttattttctctaaaaGGCAAATAGGACAACTATGGTAAATTGTCCAATCGTAGCGCATATCTCTCACATATTCTTGATAGTATTTGACTTCTTCCGTTATTATTTATGAGAATTAATATATTGCTATCTAGAAAAGGAAAAATGTAATTTTCACTAGAAATTATTTTCTCTGTTTTAAGTTATGTGATATTTTcgttatttaaaattcaaactttataaacttttattaatattttagaatgtattatttttataatattgatataATAAGAATTGCAACTTATAAATACTTTTTGTAtagttttgaaatattgaaattttagttttaaaatattgaattgatCTATTTCAATTTaggttcaaaaattaattaattcgactcttaaaaagaagaaaacatcATATAATTTATAACGGCTAGAATATTGATTTATAGGCATCAAAAACTAATCGCAAAATATAGAATCCTTTTCCATTATTCGTAAACATTTGGTGACAATTACATAGTAGCTTAGCTAGTTTGCACTTTTTTATTTGtgttattatattgtgttgtGTAAGTATTTTTATAATTGGAATACCTAATTATAGTACAATTTAGAGTTTcaatagaatttttttatttaaaatatattaaaaaatagtcTTACAATTAAAATGTTCCACAATATGATGATGATTTTAGAGGCTATCTTAGTTCTAGATGTAAAAAGAAATATTTAGTATTGTTTTTAATGAATttattgtgaaatattttaagatataaaaTCTCTCGTGTAGGATTGACTTATATATGGATTATGCTTACACTAGGAGAgcttttttcaattttatatgTTTAATTTATACAAATATTAGTACTGTTATGCAAGTATTTGTATAACATAGCTAAATATAACGTAACTTGATTCAAAATTTTTGCAcccattcattttttttttccatttaccTCTTTAAAATTTGAACACCCTTCAGAAAAATTCTAGTTCTGTCACTGCTACTTAGAGTGATAGAAGTCgaggtgttcatggtttggttaaaaaccaaaccaaaccaattaaaaaaattgatatttggttaggtttggtttggtttggttttaaatttttaaaaccgatacttatttggtttggttttggttttactcCAAAATAACCAATAAAATAaccaaatcgaaccgataaaaattatatatatacacacacacatatatacatgtatatatatgtatacgcacacacatacatatacatatataaattatttatatattattcataaataaaatataaatattttttatattttaaattttaatcatgaatttaactttagtcataacacttttagtcatatgtctccaTCTAGTTGATGATACGTTATGAGATTCTATATGATtttcgcactttgaatgacaaatgatactaattgtaaaATTATCTTGTCGTCTATGGAATTTTATAGGTGAGGTTTATTCGACATAATCACTAGTTTTGAACTTACTTTTTAGTCTTTGTTAagcaaaaaaattatgtgtttaccttgtgggggtttatcatatcattctattatatatagtttctaaatacttttgtagaagcgTTCATATGATGTTGTTCATGGCTTTGTCTAAgtataacactaaattgacatTTTAGTTTCAAGGTTGAAGAACAACACTCGGTAAACATTTCATATGttggattgaatttttttaaaaacaactttaacttttatcattaactaaagttataaGCCGAAAAAACGAATCgaaccgaactaaaccgacaagaaccaaaccgacagttatttttttgtgttgatttaatttggttttagaaatttaaaaaatcgATTAAATTAGTTTGGTTATAATTTTAACCAATAACCAACCCAAATCGATCCGCCTAGATAGAAGTATGGAATGGATAAGTAAGGGAGTTGGTAAGCAGGCATTGAGTTAAAGAGCCTCCTGTTTTAAGGAAAAACCACTAATCCAGTGGCAGACCAATTCATGATGGCACGACTGAATACCCCCTCTCTTTTTCATTATTAATTTGCTGCTTAATTAGACCATCAAATATTAATATGACTACGCTGACAAAAATTTACAAAGTTGTACTAGTATAATATATAGTGGGGACAGTGCACAAATAGTTTATTTTGGCATCGTTATTAAATTTGCATCTACTTTTTAAGCTTTTTATGTGTGTTTATTTTGGATATAGCTTCAGGCGTCTAAAGTTAATTTTGACAAAATCTAACTAGGCACATATGGTTGAACTACACATACATAAACTCTGACATTGTATTTGAAAATTGGATTTTATCATCTTGGTATGAAACCGGGTTTcattaaaatacttttcttttcaacacttagttaaagaaagaaatatatgTAGTCCAATTCAAAAGGATTGCTAAGATCAATAATACTACAGTTATCAAGACACAGCTTAATTTAAAACGTATTGATTGATACTTTTAATTTAGAGATAGTAACAAATAGTGCAATTAATTAGTACAATACATCACTCATGATGATGGCACACAGAGAGACATGAAGGGCCTGGCATGAGATACATAATATATCTCTCATGACTCCACTCAAAAAGAATATGGAAATAGATCAATAATTGAAAGCTTTTTGTCACAGGGTTCTCTCAATGGAGGTTTATACATTAACAACCTTAAAATACTCACACATAATGCATATTAAGCTTTTTATAAAAACCCCTGTAAAGtttgattataattttaaatatctcTGTCCTTAGTGCACTCTGGTGGTGGAACAGGGTACCTCGCCTTATCAGTGCAATAGTTATAGACAGTGTATTTTTGGCGAACCCAACGAAGTCTCCGGTACTGTAATGCATCTAAATCTTGGAAGGCCTTTTGATCCCACCATCTCATGCCTttggtgttacaaacttggacTTCTTGTGGCGTGGCAGCTTCACAGCCGTCGATGTGGAACGATGTGTATGAGGCTGTAAACGGGGCATTGGACCAGTCTGTTTTCTCAAGCCCACCTCTTGTGGCCCAATCATCTGCGTCCCATAAACTTGAGTATATCTTCATGGGCTGATTGAATGGAAATTTCACACCAAGATCTTTTGAGTTCTTGAATGCTCTAATTGGGACGTCATCCACAAAGATACTGCAATGGCAAACACAACTTATTAGTCCAGTAGAGGCCCAATATGATAAGTAGGTGTTTGATGTTTTAAGTCCAATATGAGTGAGTATGAACAAAACTAGTACTgtatgaaatagaagaaaaagctCATTTTGTTTTCAAGCATCTTTTCAACCATTGTGATAAAATTTCAAACCTATTAAGTGGTGAATAGTCTCACTTACGACTTTTGAAAGTGAAAAGATACACATTCTACAAGGAAACATTACTTTTAGGTAcaagaaagaagacaaaaattCTGTCGTGAGGACACCAATTCGCCAGCTGCTTAAAAGTATGTAGGACCAAATAATTTGAAACATTTAAGTGTGTAATTGAAAAATCAGAACGAGTACATGTATTAATTAACCTTTATACTATATACTATCAAGTATTAAGAGTACATTACTCAAAAACGTAAATCGTGGATTAACACAAAAGGACCAAGATACATACTCAAGTCACATGGCAGAGGTCATTAGTATAATGTTTATACCATGGTGAACTTGCAAGTTTTCATGCTTTCTTTATTCCTTTTACTTAAACAATTCCTAGACAAATGTGTATTTTGCATTTTTCTGTTTAAACAACAATTGTTACCACACTACTTTTAAAATACTGTAGTTGTAGGACCACGTAGAGTAAACAAAACAAGGGCACGCACTCCGAGAAATACAATAGGACAACTGAAGAAAAACTTTACAGACAACAATTACtatcaaaatatttaagaaatgaataaagtaattaatgaaaGTAAAGAGACATACACAATCTGGAAGGTATTCCAAAGAACAGAATAAGAATGGTAGCCCTTGGTTGGGTCAAACCAGAGATAGATTCTCTGTTCTCTGTTACCCTTTCCTCCTGTGAACACATTTGTCTGCAGTATGTATGGTTGTCCTGTTCTGTtccccaaaaattcaaaatctatcTCATCGTGCTCTGCATTATTCGATGACAGctgaaaaatagtaaataaacaaataaatattcaTCACTACAAATGCCCATCATTTATTCACTGTGAACAAACGACCAAAAAAACAAGTtgaaaatcaagataaaattagTCATGATAATgtgttgatgaagaaatgaggaaaaaaagTTTATAGATCGTGTCCAGTTTTCTAGCATGGTGCGGAAAAACAGAACTACTGCCTCTGTGTATCATTTTGATGATCGGGCATGATgtttaaaaaagtaaagaaaatatgaaaattttgtaTTCATAAATTGAAGATTTTTGTACCGATGTAAAAGTAAGAGAAATACTATAGAGTTGTATATATTTTTTgggaaaataataagaaaaaagtaaaatagtacTTACGTAAAATGCAGTGACAACACCAGCTGAGTCTCCACCAACAAGCCTCATTTTCATGCTAAAGTGCCCAAACAGATATGATTTCTTTGACTGAAATCCAGCTCCTTCAAATACACAAAaaggaatttttaatttttttcttaaaaatattttaaatgtgagAGCATAGGAAAATGTAGTTATAAAACAAATGGAAAAAAAGGCAACTATTTTAGTACCTGAAGATCTGTCAAGAATAAGATCAGCAGCGGAACCACCATTAAGGAACTTAATGTGGTGACTAGCCCAACTTGGTTCATAATTTTTCCAAAAGGGCACATCAACTGGCTTTCGAGGATACCCACAAAATCCAACTAGTGACAAATTAATCAAAACAATACTAAATAAAAGTCCCTTCACATTAGTAGTCCCCATGATGATACTGTTTTGATAGCCAAGCCAATCAGAGACCACTGTTTTGTTTATCTTGTCTTTGTGTTTTTCTTATGGCCCAATGGGGGTGAGGAAAATGGAAGTGAAATGGCTGGTTATTTATAGCTGTAAAGGAGACTGAGTTGGACTTGcggttgaaattaaaaaaaaaaaaaaacaaagtgagatttttgagattttgtgtgGTTGTAAATTGGCCTTACAAATAATAGTCCAAACAGGGATTAGTGAGTAATACACATTATTGGGGGAGTAATTAACGGGGACATGCACATGCCCGTATCAGAGAAAAGCCTTGTCACCCTCAGACCGAGGAGGAAAATTTTATGACCCCATTCATTTTATCCACCTAATAGCGTGTGCTTTTTTAACCCCTTTATTACTTTGAGAGTTATAAATTTTGTATCGagttataataaattatttaaaattttctatgAAAGGAGAAAGTATAAGTTTACtcaaggaacaaatcaaaaactATATACTCTTATATCATGTTTAATCGTGAGATATTTCGTGTTATCTTACCCAACTTCAAATTATATTAACTCATTTCACAGGTGGAATAAATTAGTCCATTCGCAGGCCAAATATTCCAAAGAGTACCACtaagtccccccccccccccccccttttagATTTTGTGTTTAGATATTCATAATACTAACATTTAgaatgaaataagagaaatatcGTTTTTAGAAAAAGAATTGTAGCTCAACTAATTGACTATCATTACTTTTGATAATTCTCATCTTTATAATATTATTTCTCATTAAGGTCATGATTGTGATTTGCCTAATGTAACTTTTATCTATGTTATTAAAACTTATGACTACTATCTTAGACATGTTTAAATTTAGCTCACGTTCATGTTAAAATTATCTTGATATGGGTAAGGATTTAAGTTTTGTgcattattaatatataaaatattctaTAGTATTAGGTAAATTTGACTTAGGTtacctaattttttctttttcaatttttatgtagAAATTTGACAAACCTACAATAGAAGGTTAAATTTATATGCtagtataaaatattttgtacactAATAATATACAAAACTTAAACTTGGTGGGTAACTATGCAATTCAAattgattaatgttattaaattatttatatatttttacttGACACAGTATATAGCTTTAATGaagatcatttttattttgtttggtaAAGTAAAAGTattgtaagaaaaaataaaataaaaagattttttttaaaaaatggaagATATTTAGTCAATTGTAACTTACTCCATTGCAGTCTAACTTGCTTTTGGataagatttttttaattaagtattctCAAGCTTAATCCAATCGGTTTGTGGCTCATATAGGCTATTGTTTTGTGTCAATTTAAAAGCATGACATCTTTttatatttagtaaaaatttaattttaaattttaacttatttttattgggataattataattataaaaaaatatcactTATTTTGATatctacttttaaaaatattatccccttcatttatttttacttgtcatattttgacTTTGCACATTATTGGACACGATGCATATAAGAAAAGATGgaaatttaattttctatatttggtaggcaatatttttataatattttgtatcctagaatagaatatattttgtatGTAGAATAGACTTAGGAGTTGGAACAAACTCTGTATGAATAAGGCCGCTACTCTGTGAATATAAACAAGGTTTTTGCGCGATTATTTTCTTATCATGGTATCGGAGCGAAACGATCCCTAATATACAACTCCGttctttcctctcttttttccctctctttctaTTCAGTCGACTTATTCCTTTACAAAATCACAATTCCTTTCATTATCATGACGAATATAGGTGAAAGTTTATCATCCAAACCCCTGCTTCAACAAGACCTATCATCAATCTACTATTTGAGTTTCGCAGATGGTCTGGGTATGTCAATCACTAAATATACTTTGACGAGTAAAAATTATGATGTTTGGGTAAAAACGGCTATCAATGGTCTTGAAGCAAAAGGAAAACTTAGATGTGTTAATGGAGATTATTCTGATCCAGAAACAAAAAAGGGAGCCGAATTTCAAGTGTGGCGAGTGAATAATTCAGTCATATGTTCTTGGTTGCTTAATTCTATCGACGATACTATTAAACCAAGTGTTGCTGGATACAAGGTTGCTAGACAGATGTGGAATGATCTAAGGAACGTTACTCCGTTATCAATAGCCCTCGGATTAACCAGTTAAAATCTGAACTTGCTTCCCTTAAACAACAGGGAACCAATGTTGTTTCATACTACACGAAACTTAAATCTTTGTAGGAAGAGTTGACAGGTTATGAAGATGTAACATGTGGATGTTTTTGTGCTGCCGCACCCAAACTAATAAGTCGCGCTGACACTGAACTAACCCATCAATTTTTAATAAGTCTGGACGACTCACTTTTTGAAACTTTGCGGTCTCAGATCTTGAGCATGGATCCCCTTCCTATTCTCAACAAAGCTTACACATTGGTAACTCAAGAAGAAAGGTGTAAGAATATTGTTCGAGGACGCGAGGAGTGG contains:
- the LOC107839606 gene encoding probable xyloglucan endotransglucosylase/hydrolase 1; this translates as MGTTNVKGLLFSIVLINLSLVGFCGYPRKPVDVPFWKNYEPSWASHHIKFLNGGSAADLILDRSSGAGFQSKKSYLFGHFSMKMRLVGGDSAGVVTAFYLSSNNAEHDEIDFEFLGNRTGQPYILQTNVFTGGKGNREQRIYLWFDPTKGYHSYSVLWNTFQIVIFVDDVPIRAFKNSKDLGVKFPFNQPMKIYSSLWDADDWATRGGLEKTDWSNAPFTASYTSFHIDGCEAATPQEVQVCNTKGMRWWDQKAFQDLDALQYRRLRWVRQKYTVYNYCTDKARYPVPPPECTKDRDI